The Harmonia axyridis chromosome 3, icHarAxyr1.1, whole genome shotgun sequence nucleotide sequence ACTTACATTCAACTTTTTAGCCTGCGAGCGAACTTCCAATAATTCTGTTATAGATTCAATGAAACCTTGATAATATATATTGCATAATCTCTCTATATCTCTATCATGCTGTTTTATTCGTTTTTCAAGTTTATCCCGGAAATCTGCATGTTCATCATTATCAAATATTGCCCTAGATAAAGgaatcaatattataaataataaagcaAAAGAGCCATAATATCAgtaaaataatgagaattcaaatATATTGGTTTTCGGAGACACCCACCTAAATGTGGGACCGAAATAATCATCTATGCCTTCAATCTCTTGAACATATAAGTCATATTGAGTATTTCCTCCAAAAGGGGTGCCATTCATTTGTCGTGAATACATTTTGACCTACAAGTGTTCATGTAATTTAATTCTCAAAATCATCCCATCCCATATCCCATAAGAATATTCTGAATATTGTTTAAATCGAGGTGTTGGCTTGAAAAAATCCACTGATTATTATGAAAGCAGTTAGAAGTATATTGATGAATTGAACTACTTAGTGACTTTAGAACTACTTCCTAAGTAGTAACCATAGAGTACTTTGAGTGTTTTCTGTGGTAATAATCACAGaattagttgaaaccatagagtaATCTCCACAATTTATCTGTGATATGAATGTAATAGAGTGAAAATTGGCCTCTTCATATGAAATATCATTAATTAATTACAATATTATTGAACCCTTTTTAGAGAAGACAACATCCTAATTGAAACGTCGTTGATGTTAAGGAAATATTTCATGGATAAAGTTTAATTAGTTCAACATAATTAGACCTTTTTTTATTAGGTCTATATGACAAATCATAAAAGAGAGGGGGAATTAACTGTCAAATTATTTAAAAGTTCAAAACGCTGtgtaaataaaaatatcggCTTTTTAGAATAGTTCAAGtttattaatttaattcaaaCACTTTCGTTTGATTAATCCAATGAAATGGAAAGACAAGAAGTGAAACATATTGGATCTAGAGTAATGAATGGGAGTTTGGAAGAGTTACTTGAAGTTTTAGATAAAAGACCCGACCACCTCACAGAAAAACAGGCATTATATTTCATAGTTTGTTGTTCCCATACATGTAACTCAAACATAAATAACTGCAATAagttgaatgaacaaaaattgattACTGCTGTGAAAGGGTTATCAACTAATATTAAAAATCTTAATTCTGAAGAATACGACAACTATATACAAGGCATATATTTCATATGTAgctttttattgaaaaaggTGAGAgccatatatataaatattcaaaaatatataactatATTAATTCAATGTCTTTTTTAGAACTATCTATTACTACCGCAACTAGAGAATGAGATATTGCCTCGATTCTTACCTGAACCATTAACGGAAAGGCAGAAAAATGTTTATAAATCCATCTGTTGCCAGATTCAAATTGTTGTAGAAAATGTAGTTGCAAAAAAGACTGatgtcaatgaaaaaatgattataTCAATAGGATATCTGCTTAGTAAAATAATTCTTAGATCTTCAAACCAACAGTTATTTCTAGAAACAATTTTTAGATTCTGTAGAAACCTGCAGTTCGTTAATTTGACTTTACagtttgattattttttgtacAATATCagtaaaatcaaaaatttgccTCCAGAAACTGTAAGAACTGGAATTTTACCTTTCTTCAACTATGGACTTAACTTTTATTCaacatatttaaaaaatggAATGCTGGAATTGTCACAAAAATGCATTAATGACATGCTCAATATTCTACCAAAAGAGTGTGGCTAtgaagaaatattgaatatctGTAAATATATTGTTGATCCAATTGCTGTCAAGAATGGTGTTATAAGTGGTAGAGAATGCATCATAAGGTCATTTAAATTAAATAGGAAATCTGAACATTTTCTAAGTATCTATAAGCTCCTTTCTAAGGTGATGGTTTCTTATTCCTACTTCTGCAGAGATCACGACGTGAATAGAACATTTGCAGATCCTGAGAAGCATATGATTATTTATGAGATACTTAGTGTAATGATAGAAATTTTTGTGAAACTATCTGGATCATGTATAAAAGAATGTAAATGTTTATTGACTAATAGTTCTGAATGTTCTGATGCAGCAACCTGTATATTGATCCTTTTTTATATACTCCTGGCTGCAAATGATATTACAAGAGATTATATAAAAAGAGTCAAATGTTTCCTAGAAAAATACTTCGAGATCTTAGTTGCCAGGAAGTTGAATAAATGTGAAGCATACAAGAAGAGTTGGTTTCAAGTAGCTCCTCATCTGCATAATGTAGGAGTGTTACTTTCTAGGAAAAAAGAGTATGAGGAAGCCCTATCTTTTGTGAATATgacattgaaatattattctttGTTAGATATATTACAAAACAATGTTGTTTTATCAGGCACCTTCAGTTTGATGAATTCTATATATTTGAAACAGAAAAAGTTCAAGGATGCTCTGTTATGGTCCGCAGTAGAAATAATTAACACCCAGAAAAATGATAGGGATCAAATCTTTCATAAatggatcaaaatcaaattGGCATGTAGAGAAGAGCTTTCATCAGAACTTCAAGAATTAACTGTTGTATCAATAACAGAaacaattccatcaaattttgtATGCTTTATTGAACAAGTAAAAACCAAAGAAGCCCAAATCGAATTACTGATTTCTGAATTGGAGATGTATCAAGTTAAATGGAGGAGTAAAATACCAATGATGTCTTCATTTCGTCATCTTTGTGAAATTGCAGATAAATCAACGATTATGAAAATGTTTGTTCATTTGTTTACAGATAATGAAATCCGTGTTCATGAGAAAGTTCCAATATTactgaaaaatgttttcgaagaaTTTGAAAACTCCAAGGAAGAAATTCACAATGAATCATTGAAGCTGTATTATTCTTTCTACAATTTCTTTCAATACAAATATCAGACCATTGATCTAATCTCTAAAAATTTAGAAGAAATGGATAAGGTAACGAGTCTAACAAAAAACACCAATACTACCAATGATGTAATGCCAGCAGATGCTTTTGATAGATGCGATATAGTAACCgcttatgaaaatttaaaaattaatggAGGAAAGTTAAGTTATTTGGAAGCATCACTGAAAACTCTGGAATCTATTATTTTACCAAATCTCAGCAAATCTTTTATAGCAGAAGTTGacccaaaaaaagtttatgagttaaccaaaaatattgcaattgaatTCATCTTATATTCAGATGGCTTAAACACTCTCCGAGCACTATTTCTAGCTTTCAATATTGCTCAATATCTCAGTGACAAACATCTATTGCTGGAATGTAGTagttattttctgaaatatttgaatttttctgattttgaacAAAATATGGAACATATAGTATGTAATTTAGAAGATGACCAAAAAAGCTTCCAATACTTATTGCAGTATTACATGAATTTATCCTTTTTTTATCTTTCTGATAGAAATATTCAGCTTGCTTACCAACATTATGAAAATGCAGAGAAATATTGGAATGACCTGCTtgaagagaataaaaaaaaattatggtttaTTGAAGTTAGTATGGAATTGCTacttttcaaattgatgaatATTGCCATGTCTGAGAATTTCGAAATGGAAGTAGAATTCACTTATGGCCCCCTAATGAAGGCATATAATTTAATTCTAAATAGATATACTTCAGGTAAGTAATAGTGTTAGGGATTAATGTAAAAAGAGATTCATTCCAACTTTTAAAAGATGGTACATGGAATGTGGTTGATATTTCACTTTGAAAATAGTATTGTAAAGTGAATAGTTAAtcctaatatacagggtgtttcctaaacatgcggcaaaaattcagggggttgttccttggactattttaagcatgttttgtccttggatgatttttgaaaaacctctttgtttcgaagatacagggcgaacaacatttttcatatttttaaaattaataatagtttaaataaaaatgcgtaccgcactgtgtttactaagtaggtacaatttatttttaaatttgtttaacaacattccaattactaaaaacggccagttttttgactaaaaattgataagtgcagatggtaaaggaatacagattaaacacggttttcatttgaattcgttttgtgatgtattagcaattaacattttatctttgactattatgaatcgctatacaaacaccgagatgactgacatgcatttcagtttttgtaggttgagttgaattttcatgtaatttttcataataaaatgttattatctgaaattttgtttcccctatatcttcgaaacaaataggtttttcaaaaatcatcaaaggacaaaatattcttagaatagtccaaggaacaaccccctgaatttttgccgcatgtttaggaaacaccctgtatattggaatatattgaaaaaaaaaatttagttgaaaaattGTCATTTGCAATGAATTTTCGTCAAATATTGAATCCAATTTTAATATTCACTTTCCATGATAAAATGAGTTCTGAATTCTAAGTGATAAAGAAGATAGtgttttagaaatattttagaaataacaaatttctGTTTGAAACAAGTCATTGATCGATCGTTTGAGTATGCTGAGTTGATAAtaccttttttttattgcaggagCAAAGTGGACCACCCAGTCAATGATTGTTCTATTTGAAGTTTATGAGACGATTATCAAAATGTACTATGATTTAAAAATGCCAAGAGAAGTGAGATGCTTTGGCAAGCAGTCTCTTATGTTAGCTCAACAGCATGTGATTCCAGTATACAGTGCCAAATTTCTGAGCTATTTAGCACATGCAGACATATGGagtgaaaaatttgatgatTGCAGAGTGAAATTGGATGGAATATCAGATATATTATTGCtagaaaaaacagaaaattgtcCAAAGATTGTGAAGCAGAAAACCCATTTGATAGTTCCTTCTGTTAATGATATAATGGAAGGTATTAGTGAAATGATGCTTGATAACCCTCCTCCATCAGCATTCAATGTCTCATCTTTCCCTGCGAGCCCTGTGCTACAAGGTCAAGCATATCGAAGTCCATTTTTTGCATCTCATACATTTTGCAAATGTTTTCATTGTACTTCTCTAGAATGCCAGAAAACAATTCTTTTACGCTATCATTTAGAAGCATTATGGTATATGCATAAAGGACAAGTAACTTTGGCTGACAGTTTTTTCAAAGGTTCCTTCAAATTACATGAATATTTATCAGATAAAAGGAAAGATATATTCCGAATTTTTCATAACCACATAACAAAATATACAGATAATTATGGAAATTTCTCTGAACAAGACAATGAAGCTATCttatcattcaatgaaattAAGATTCATGCTTCAATAAATTACACAAAATTTTTATCATCATCTGGAGCACTAGAAGCAGCcaagaaattcaatgagaatGCCATAAAGAAGTTTACTAAAGCAAAACTCCATTATCCTCATTTATATGGTGAAATGTTGCTTCAAAAAATAGCATTGAATTATAAACAACTAGAAAATGGAAACAGAAATGCAACAAACATTGCCGAGTCTGTAGATTATAGGAGTAATGATGTGatcaaaactcctgaagcttGTGGATCAAAATTAAATACATTCATTCCTAAAATTAATTCTCCGAGAATAAAGAAATTTCTTACTCCAAAAgtaatcaaattcaatttggcAGATTCAGAATCTAATGCCACACCTTTAAAATCCAGCAATAAGTCTACAAGTAAAGCTAAAACaccaaaatcaaaaattttaccACCTAGTTTGAGAACTATAAATACTCCCATATTGAAAACACCtaatctcaaaaaaaatttgaatacaggCTGCAAGACCATATCTTCAGAAATCTTTCAAAATAACATGACAGGGCAGGACCAACCACAAAAATTACCTTTGTCTGAAAGATCTGAAGGGTCAGTTATACTTTCCAAAGAGCAAGAATCAAATTTAGAAgggaaaacaaaattattaacATCAAGACTTCGGAAGAAGCATGTTTCTGAGAATAATTCAACCGAAAATGAACAAATGAAAGAAGATATTCAACCTACTAGAAGATCAAGGAGGAATAGAACATAGATTTTGtagatatttttgaattgttatttaattatgaaaacacttttatttagttatttaatgtgaacatttcaatttaatatagttttgaaaaaatacaaatctttTGATTTTACATGATTATCTGGAACTGATACATTTTTAACATTTTACTTTTTCTAGAGATGAATATTATTAGGTTAGTTGTCTTCTAgactttcaatatacagggttagaactatttgtATTTAGAGGGACACTAGAGTGATATCGATAAGTGTAGAAACACAgagtggcttaaattacaaaagagtttcgttatttagggattagtgtgttggtgtgaaaaGATCCAAATTATcttcaatggttcccgagatatcttgaaaaaattaaaaatcgagatgttttttttttctgtataactcatttgtttctggataTAACTtgacgaaattcggtttgtagccattcttcaatacagagattctaatggtgtctttagattttttctgttttccattgtttcagagacgcgatagtcaatttctttttcttatggacgcaaTATTGGTTCACCTTATGGGGTGAATAGGGCTGAATATCACATTATAGAGATTTTcctgatttttttaaaattgttataaCCTCGAGATCAAGCATCAGCGTTAGGTAAAATCATGCAACGGTAAGAAGGGGTGTGGAATTTTATACTTGGCAGACTAGTAgtaatttattaaaatttcattcgaaacaATCAAGTAGCTGATACAAGTTTGATgttcaattgaccatattcaccgtcgccatattgttatgcgacaataccaactacccagtgttcccaacgaagaaatattgagtttactagaaaaattccacaatataaagtttataagtgaagtttatgtgtaccttttctggctgctacgtcagataggcttgtttgggacaatattttgcacaaatttcaccttttggaaataaaaacattcgtgaaaggtggttttctgaacaaattaattgtggccgagtgtataaatgaaggattcgcttcatttttggaaatagtcagtggaagaatagtctctatggctgatagtatttttgatattagccgtatttttctagtaaactcaaaatttctccgttgggaacactgggtagttggtattgtcgcaaaacaatatggcgacggtgaatatggtcaattgtcTTAACCGTAACCAAATCATCTGTAATAggtatgatattttcaagcatGGTCTAGACAGGGTCAAAAAGATCGTTGACGACCACAATAGACAACAGTGGTCTAGGACTGCAATCTTCAATTGATGGCAATGCTTAAATTTTTTACAACCCAAGTTGTAAAACGACCTCAATCATTTTCATAAAACTTAGGCAAATCCAAAAAGAGAATGTAAATCTCGACACAATTACGAAATGTCAAAATGCCTACGTGGGACTGTTATTAATTTGTTTCTAAGACAACTACTAAAAGTTTTATCTCATTGGTTATTCACCGAGCGATTTACTATTACAAATGCAACCTTTAGATATTGGGTGTTGATCGTGCTTTCTGTTTATGGTAAAGTAAATCGCACAGTTTTACGTTGCACAGTGCTTAAATTAGGCATTTACATAGTTAGTGAGATGCACGAATTTCGTTCGTAgaaaaagttcattattttgttcTCTTCTACCAGTTTGCACCTAATAGTCTTCTTCGATAGgtactaccaaaaattttcttttttcgagTAATATCGACATATTAAAGGCCGTCGCTGCTAAAGAGAAAGAGTGTATAAAGCGGCCCACAGATGAGCAACTTAGTTGCCAACTAAGTTGGCAACCTAATTGGCAACTTGGAATACCAACCACCAACTAGcccacagacgagcaacttAGTCGCCAAATTGACAAGTTGATGGTAACTTGGTTGGCGACTaagttgctcgtctgtgggTTCCAAAACAATCAGTCTTCGTAGATTGTGCAATCCAATCGAATCTCCAATTGATACTGCATCGTCTGCGTACCATAAAATTGTTAGATTTCTTTTACCCATATCATAATAATAGTCCTTCATGTTTTTGATCTGTTAATCTGTCTATTACTTAGTTGAAAATTATCGGACTTAGGGAGTCTCCTTGATGAATTCCATTCGGGGttttaatttcttttggtaGTCTTGTTACTTGTTATTATTTGCACCTTGGCTGTAGTATAATGTTCGTGTTCGTATATAGATCCTTGATTAGTGAGTTAACTGTACTGGTATGTTTTCGATTGCAGTAAAGCGATCACGTCTTTTAGTCAAACTTGATCGAATGCCTTCTTTTAGTCCACAAAGCACAAAAATGCCGGTGCATTCAATTCAATGGCTTTCTCGACTATCTGATGTATATATAACAAATATTGCGTCTGTTGTTGAcacatatttctatgaaatcccTGCTGTTCTTCATTCATGTTACGGTTGTAGTTTTTCCAGAATGATTTTCGTGAATAATTTCTGGGTTGAGTTGAGCTGAGTAAAGTGATGCATCCATAGCTTTCAGGATTGCTGTTTTCTTCTTTCTTGAATATGGGAACATAACAGTGGTACCTAGGTACTTATTTTTCATTCCTATGATATTTTTTTCGGTAAGTACCTAAAAATTCGTTTCTAATTCGTCTTCAGGATGTTCTCCTCCATATTTCAGGAATGCTACTTTTGGATATAGTTACACATTACTGCCTAGTTTGGTAGAAAAATTCCAAAGCCTTCTTGGAATTGCATTTTTCATGTCACAGATAGTATACAGTTGAAAGTTCAACTGTATTCAACTATAAACCGTAACCTTTATAAGTATAAGGTTATGGCTTTCATCGAATTAATTCTCTTAAAAATCGAGCTGTAAAATGTGCCTTTAATTTTtttcccctcactagacaacgaatttgggacacccaatACAATAGTTACCTATTTGTTTTGCTATAGGAAGCAAAGTAGTAGGCTGCCGCGGCTAGCCGAGCATAGCGAGGCTAGGAATCAGCAAAGACAGT carries:
- the LOC123676180 gene encoding uncharacterized protein LOC123676180, whose amino-acid sequence is MERQEVKHIGSRVMNGSLEELLEVLDKRPDHLTEKQALYFIVCCSHTCNSNINNCNKLNEQKLITAVKGLSTNIKNLNSEEYDNYIQGIYFICSFLLKKNYLLLPQLENEILPRFLPEPLTERQKNVYKSICCQIQIVVENVVAKKTDVNEKMIISIGYLLSKIILRSSNQQLFLETIFRFCRNLQFVNLTLQFDYFLYNISKIKNLPPETVRTGILPFFNYGLNFYSTYLKNGMLELSQKCINDMLNILPKECGYEEILNICKYIVDPIAVKNGVISGRECIIRSFKLNRKSEHFLSIYKLLSKVMVSYSYFCRDHDVNRTFADPEKHMIIYEILSVMIEIFVKLSGSCIKECKCLLTNSSECSDAATCILILFYILLAANDITRDYIKRVKCFLEKYFEILVARKLNKCEAYKKSWFQVAPHLHNVGVLLSRKKEYEEALSFVNMTLKYYSLLDILQNNVVLSGTFSLMNSIYLKQKKFKDALLWSAVEIINTQKNDRDQIFHKWIKIKLACREELSSELQELTVVSITETIPSNFVCFIEQVKTKEAQIELLISELEMYQVKWRSKIPMMSSFRHLCEIADKSTIMKMFVHLFTDNEIRVHEKVPILLKNVFEEFENSKEEIHNESLKLYYSFYNFFQYKYQTIDLISKNLEEMDKVTSLTKNTNTTNDVMPADAFDRCDIVTAYENLKINGGKLSYLEASLKTLESIILPNLSKSFIAEVDPKKVYELTKNIAIEFILYSDGLNTLRALFLAFNIAQYLSDKHLLLECSSYFLKYLNFSDFEQNMEHIVCNLEDDQKSFQYLLQYYMNLSFFYLSDRNIQLAYQHYENAEKYWNDLLEENKKKLWFIEVSMELLLFKLMNIAMSENFEMEVEFTYGPLMKAYNLILNRYTSGAKWTTQSMIVLFEVYETIIKMYYDLKMPREVRCFGKQSLMLAQQHVIPVYSAKFLSYLAHADIWSEKFDDCRVKLDGISDILLLEKTENCPKIVKQKTHLIVPSVNDIMEGISEMMLDNPPPSAFNVSSFPASPVLQGQAYRSPFFASHTFCKCFHCTSLECQKTILLRYHLEALWYMHKGQVTLADSFFKGSFKLHEYLSDKRKDIFRIFHNHITKYTDNYGNFSEQDNEAILSFNEIKIHASINYTKFLSSSGALEAAKKFNENAIKKFTKAKLHYPHLYGEMLLQKIALNYKQLENGNRNATNIAESVDYRSNDVIKTPEACGSKLNTFIPKINSPRIKKFLTPKVIKFNLADSESNATPLKSSNKSTSKAKTPKSKILPPSLRTINTPILKTPNLKKNLNTGCKTISSEIFQNNMTGQDQPQKLPLSERSEGSVILSKEQESNLEGKTKLLTSRLRKKHVSENNSTENEQMKEDIQPTRRSRRNRT